In Candidatus Methylomirabilis tolerans, the following are encoded in one genomic region:
- a CDS encoding cytochrome c — translation MLIIVGTSPAFGAESQGAVSAQSNYETKCARCHGEGGKGNGMQAKMLFFMMKMPNLADSTYMQTRSDDVLFQIIKGGGKAGMPAYGLKLADPEIKDLVAYIRSFTKAPGLAKPTGASR, via the coding sequence ATGTTGATTATCGTGGGGACTTCTCCCGCATTCGGCGCTGAGAGCCAAGGTGCGGTAAGCGCTCAGTCGAACTACGAGACCAAGTGTGCCAGATGTCACGGTGAAGGCGGTAAAGGCAATGGGATGCAGGCAAAGATGCTTTTTTTTATGATGAAGATGCCCAACTTAGCCGATTCGACCTATATGCAAACACGATCCGATGACGTCCTTTTCCAGATTATCAAGGGGGGGGGTAAGGCGGGAATGCCTGCGTATGGACTGAAGCTGGCTGACCCCGAGATCAAGGATCTGGTGGCCTACATTAGAAGCTTTACGAAGGCCCCAGGGCTCGCGAAGCCGACGGGAGCATCGCGCTAA
- a CDS encoding NADH-quinone oxidoreductase subunit A: protein MAADYAIVGIFLIVGLLFVVVNVDVVSRLLRPTNPEPEKYTTYECGEDPVGASWIRVHVRYYLYALVYVIFAVETIYLLPWAVVFRKLGMFAFVEMMLFIAILLVGFAYAWRKGALEWV from the coding sequence ATGGCAGCGGATTATGCAATTGTAGGTATTTTTCTGATCGTCGGTCTGCTTTTCGTTGTGGTCAATGTCGACGTCGTCTCCCGGCTGCTGCGCCCCACCAACCCTGAGCCGGAAAAGTACACGACGTACGAATGCGGCGAAGACCCGGTCGGTGCCTCCTGGATCCGCGTTCACGTCCGGTACTACCTGTATGCGTTGGTCTATGTCATCTTCGCGGTGGAGACGATCTATCTGCTGCCGTGGGCAGTCGTCTTCCGGAAGCTGGGGATGTTTGCGTTTGTAGAGATGATGCTCTTTATTGCCATTCTGCTGGTGGGTTTCGCCTATGCCTGGCGCAAGGGCGCCTTGGAGTGGGTCTGA